In Mus caroli unplaced genomic scaffold, CAROLI_EIJ_v1.1 scaffold_23678_1, whole genome shotgun sequence, the genomic window CTTTGAAGCCATGCCCAGCAGCCTAGGTGCCTGGCACCATCAGAAGCAGGATCCTTGTCAGGGCAGTCTCCACCATCACAGGTCTCAACTTCCAGCCTTTTCTCCCTGAGCAAGCTTGGTGAAGGTTGGTCTGGCTCCTCTGcaactttctctttcttattgTCCACATCTCCTGGGGACACTTGTGGCTCCCTCTGACTCTCACACTGGAAGACCTCTGTGCTCTTCTTCTTGGCAGAATTCCATCTTTGGTAGGATCTTAGGTAGTCCACACTCTCAAATACACAAAAGGAATATAGATCCCAATCTGCAATCCAGCCATCCACAGAGCAGTGGCTTTCCTCTTTGCCTAAACAAAGTGTCTCAGACTTGGAGCACCTTGTACTCTGGGCTGGCAAGACATGTGTATGGGACAGTGTATGTTCTTCAGTATATGTCGTATCCTTGACAAATCTGGAAAAGGACTGCATCATCTTCTTGGCTTTATCCATTGATCGCTGAGGTTAAGTCCTCGACCTTCTGATTCAGAGAAGAATCAAGTTAATTAATTGTACTCTATTCTTCTTGACCCTTCCCAAACATTACACAGTGGCATGCTGTTTTAAACCCACAATCCTAGCATCTATTTTCATTGCCTAAAGAGGCAAGATTCTGCCCAGACTGGTGGCAAAATCTTTTCATCCCAAATTTAAGGGAAAGAAGCAAATCAGatacagaagcagaggcaggtggatctctgatctCAAATCCAGCCTGGTTGTCAGATCTAGTTTCAGATCAGCTAGTGCTACACAGGAAAACCTAGTCtcgaaaatcaaaacaagcaaagaaaaaggaGTGAAGCTTCTCAAAGTAAGATGCTATCAGTCTAGTCTAGATGCAAATGTCTACAGTTATACATTATAGGCGACTGACTAGACAGGCAAAGTGCTAATGGACATCAAATCTACTTGGGGAGCCTGGTTTAGatagtaaaatattaaatataatgatccccctctctctctcttttctggaaggtgatttattagaatgacttacaggctgctgGTGAACTTATTCCTCAACAGCAGGATAGGAAgcaaagtccaagaatccagaagTTCTCAGTTCCTGAGGCTGGATGTGTCAGCTGGTCTTCAGCAAAGGATGGAGTCACACACAAGTAGGCTCTAGTGCCAGGGAAATAATAGACTAGCTAGCTAGGAGAGAGTAAGCAAGCAAAGTGAAAACTTTCTTCCTTGTGTTCTTATATAGGCCTCCAGCTGAAGGTGTGGcctgaattaaaggtgtgtgttccTGTTTCAATGTGTGGATTAAAGCTCAGTGTCTtctgctaggtgtggtggctcacgcctttaatccatgCAGCATGGAATTGAATCAAggaagtgggtctctgtgagtagtcttgtctacaaagtgagttccaggacagccaggggtaatATAGACAAACCCTGGCTTATAACAACAATCACATGAACAAAGATATGTGCCTTTCTAGCTTCACATGCTGATTAGAGGCATGTGTCTTTCAAACTCAAAAAGATTTATATTAAAGACAAGTCTTTCTATCTCAAAGATATGGATTACTTTCTACTAATTAAGCAAAAGTTACTTACAGGTGTATCCTCCGATTTTGGATTTTGTTTAATTTGAGATCTAATTAACTTGACAATAAGGACAGAGAATGTTTCTGTGTAACTATGGCTGTtgtgaaactcactttgtagaccaaattATATAACAAGTtaaagatctccctgcctctgcctcccttgtgctgagattaaaggcatgagtcactgGGTCCTGCTTGGAAGTCCTTTGGTCAGCTGGAGTCGTGAGCAGATGCTAATCCTGTATTCCCACCAGAGAAGTGGTTAGGGGAAACATCTAAGTGTAGAGATGAAGCTTCAGAACATGGAATCTCctctccacctacccactcccacagCTCACTTTTCTATGCATGCATTTGAGATTAATGCAAATAACATTTGCATCCTCTATTCTCTGTGTCTGGACAAAAGGCAGGCAGGGGTCTGCTGGGATAGCTGTGctctaggctggcctggactgGAGTCATATTTGGAGGGAAGCAGACAGCAAGACTGGAAAACAGTTTCTTAAGGGAGTTTCCAAATAATTTGGTATCAAAGTTGAATGGGTCTTATCCTGAAACTCATAGTTCAGCACTCTCTCTAAACCAACCTTGATTGGTTTCTGGGCATAATAATATTTTGTAACGTGTAAATTTAATTAAGTAGAAGCCACTTCAGTTCCGTTCCTCTGAAGCTGGACTAGATAATAAGAAaatatggacatttttttttcattgtgttcaCTCCTGTCCCTATGTATTTGAGATTTTGGACTGCCTGAGAAACCACCACAGATTGAATCGTGACATGAGAAAAGAGAATTAAATGAGAGACATT contains:
- the LOC110288160 gene encoding uncharacterized protein LOC110288160 produces the protein MDKAKKMMQSFSRFVKDTTYTEEHTLSHTHVLPAQSTRCSKSETLCLGKEESHCSVDGWIADWDLYSFCVFESVDYLRSYQRWNSAKKKSTEVFQCESQREPQVSPGDVDNKKEKVAEEPDQPSPSLLREKRLEVETCDGGDCPDKDPASDGARHLGCWAWLQSSFGQNK